A segment of the Pongo abelii isolate AG06213 chromosome 16, NHGRI_mPonAbe1-v2.0_pri, whole genome shotgun sequence genome:
ATTTAGAGCTGTTTAAAGGCTGAGAACTGCAAACagcctttccttcattttctgtgtATTGGTGATGGGAGTAATAACCTTTTGGGGGAGCTTTTTAAAtctcacagaagaggaaagtggCCTGCTCTGGCAGGTATGTGCAGGATAAAGTGTGTTTCATTTGTTCTGGTGCCAAGAATGAGCACTGTACTGTGGCAGTTCCCTTAGGATTTGTATATGCTCTGGGCTCGTGAAGATATTGCATCGTGAGCTGCAGCAGTTGTACTCTTTTCCAATGACCTAACAAGGGCTTATTTCTGAGGAATGAAAGGCTCCCATCATTGGCTGTGGATGTGGAAAACCTTTCCTAGCTTAGAGCATTTGTatctataatacattttaaagtcagagTTCATGTTACCTGTTTTAATCACATGACTTCCTGTCCCAGTTCACAAAAGGGCGCTGGTTGGCATTCTTCTTAATGTATTTAGTAAAGATCATAAGAAATCCTTTAAGAGTTTAAATGTCCCTGGAACAGGCATACAGGCTCTGGTCAAGAATGAATTAGAGTGAAGGAAAGCTGTGTGACACCTGGCATTCCTCTCTGTTCATGGAGCTTCTTTGAGGCTTGAAGATTGATGTTACCATCTAGACGTCTCTGGCTAATACCTATTCTTCAACCACCTTGGTTACTCTGACATAggaatttacttcttttccttgaGTGGAAAACACTTTAATAACAAACATTATTATAAACTAATAAATGTGAGAGTACTtagttgaaacaaaaaggaattttagTAGACAGTGTTATGTTATCTTTGAAAATCAAGGAGAAGTTTATGCAACTTAAAATGTTTACACACTGTGGTGCAATCTACCATTTGTGAATGTCAGTGTATTATCAGGAAACGTGTTTATACAATCGCAGAGTTGTAgttcctcacaaacttctttatgaagaGTGGAATATGTTTTTGTACCTCTCACTTTCAGTCAGGGACATATTTTGTGCAATATTTATGTGATTGTGCCTATGAGTGATGAATGAACGCATTTCAGTCATACATTGCCTAAATCATAACTTGATGATGCTTGGGAAAGAATCAACAGTTAAAACTTCATGAAGTTCTAATGTCTGTGTTCCAAAACACATCACATTATTAGGTTGTAGGGAGAGATGTATGTGTGCTCCCTGGGGTGGGGATTTTCTACTCACTAGACCATCTCCATTTTTAGCACTTGGCATCCTCATGATCCTTTTATAAATATGAGATGAACAGGAGAGCAGCAATATGATTTTGCCAATGGAATAACAGATTCGCTGGCATTCAATGAAAGAGGGCACATATTGGGTCCTTGTGACTTCAACTGACTCTTCCAAATTGTATGAATTTATCAATATATTAGATAAACccagtttcagaatgataaagaaaaaatattagaccAAATAATGTGGCTAATTAACAGTGGTATGATTTCTAGCCCGTGGGTTTAAAACTGTATCTTaaagagtcattttaaaataatataaatatttaaaaatgtaactgctATCTTTATGTTatgaaataagttaaaatattttaaaatatgaatactgtagtttaaaagaaagaaatggtgggaaggaaaagtagagaaagaaatgcCAATTCCAGTCCAAAGCTTTATTTGCCAAGTTTTCTTAGAAGGAATTTTACCAATGTATGAGTTCTTGTTAacagaatgtgtaacggaaaTACTGAAAACTTTTGCCTAAAGTGGCATTATTGACTGCTGGCATGATGCTActgtaatgtaataaattattaaattgttgCAAAGTGctgtttttgccttaaaattttattttgtgtgtcttGAAAACTATAGTATTAAAGGTATTGATACTGTGCAAATACTGGGCATGCTTGGCATGAGATAATCTGTTTCATTTTCACGAAATTGTAGTATaactatgcaagtgtttattaaaagaacacaaaataaaaaaggtatgGGATTTAAAAGTTATGGGGTGAAAAAGTTATcagataaaaattgtaaaaatgtggcaaaaaagtagaaaaaagctttctgaaaagttaccaaaaaaaagttatgaaaaagaagttatggaattaaaaaaaaaaaagtcatgggaaAAAGCAGACCACTGTCAGCAAAGCCTGGAGAAGTGGGGCTGGAGTCTCACTGCCACCATGTCCCTACCACCCCTTCCGAGTCACCCCTTTACAATTAGGGTAGCAAGACAAGACCTCTGTCTAATGGGGAAAGACAAACAGACCCTTTGCCACCTTGATCAGGGCTGAGTCCTTAAATTTCTGGATGGTGATGATTGTTATTTAAGAGCCAGAGGCTGGTGGAGGTGGTTTGTTTGGAGGAGGCCTGATGGCCCCCTTACTCTCACCATAGCAACTTTTCCCTCGGAGGGCTCCCTTCTTATTCAGAGAGGCAGGACAGTGGGGCTGTGGACCAGGCGAGGGCACCGGCTGCTGGGGTGGCCCCCCTTCCCCGGTGTACATATTGTGTCTGTGTAAGGTTTTGTATATTCCAGAGGGTAGGGCCACCCCTGTATCATACCTAGTGGAGGTTGGAGCTGGCACATGGGGAGGAggttctaataattatttgtggctgggaaacttatttattgctagcaaaggacagaggaaggaggcGGGGATGGGGTCGTGGCTCCCTGGTCATGCGActcctgtttattttgctttttattttggaataaacaGATTTAGCCATACTGCCCGGCCTGGTGTGTTCCCATTTCCCTCACTGGGTCCTGGAGTTTGTGCCACCAAATGAGGAGCCCTAGAGTGTCTTGAGTATGTCCAGCTAGGCTGTTAGGGACCTTCCAGGTGTGTTACCTGTATGCTGCCTAGTGGCACCTGGGGGATTCCATGGGGACTGCCATGTCACCTATGGGGCACAGTCCAGCCCTGACAGCCAACAGGCTCAGAAGCCTGATGTAGCGGTGGCTGGGAAGACAGGTACCAGCACCTAAGGGCACTGACTTCCACCCATCCAAGGCGTCTTCCCTTCCgtccccttgcctccctcccgTGTCTGCACCTGATGGCCTGTTCTGTCTGTCCCTCCAGAGTGCTGGGCTGCCCCGCAGGCTCCCTTCAGGCTGAGTTCGTGGCCCTGCCCCCTGGTGGCCAGAGCCGGCTTCACAGGACAAGAGCCAGCTAAGTTCCAGGGGCTTTCCAGGAAGTGTCCCTTGGAAAGGCTATGGCCTTTTCACCCCTCCAAACAGCACCCTAAAAATGGCTTGGCCTTTCCCCTCCCCTGAGCTCCACAGAGAACACAGCCAGCAGAGGACACACTTCCCCATCATCCAGAAATGGGTTTGATTCTCAGCCAAGGGACAGTAGGACGGGTAGAGACTGTCAGGACACACAGCTGCCTTCACAGCACTCCCATGCTTGGTGGGGGGATGGGAGGGATGGCGGGGGCTGACTCTCTATAGGCCGGGCATGACAGGGAGGCTCACTGGAGGTGGTGCACTTCGGAGGGGCAATGTCAGGGGACAGCTTTCTCTTGTTGGGCCACAAAACTCCAAGAGGACAACACGGTGATGGATTCCCAGCACTAGAGGTGAGGCGGTTGGCCACGTGTAGGtgtagaggggtgtgtgtgtgtgtgcgtgtgtgtgtatgggtatttacagatatttatagaacaatgCAGGGGCATACCACAGAGGGGGGCACAAGTTTTCACAACGGTCACACCTGGATGTGTCAGCTCACCACTACAACAGACTAAGTCACAGATGAAGGGGGCTGGCTTTGGGGCTGGGGGAGCCACTGCCAAGTCACAGAACAGCCACCCAGGCAGGCTTGGAAAGGGAGGCCTCTGAGAAGAGGAGGGATCTGTTTAGAGGTCAAAGGGGGGCCTGGGGCTCTCAGGACGGGATGGACTTGCCTGACCTGATCGGCTGGCAGttggagagaaagcagagagaaaacaggagagagaaaagcgAGCAGAGAGCTGGTGAGGCAAGTGCAGAGCACAGGTGTGCCACAGCAGCTGTGGGAGGGCCAGGGAGGGGAGGGCGCAGGTGCAGGTGTGGCAAGGTTCCTGGAAAAGAGGGgctggaagggaaaggggaggaagatgGAGGGAGGAGCCAGAGCTTCACAGGTAGTGCCTGGGGACTGTGgcggccctccccaccccacacatgCTGTCCTCTTCCATTGCACCCAGGCAGTGTACCCACAGGTCAGACCAATGCTCAGCCCCCTTGGGCTTCCCTCTTCTCTGGCCACCAACCAACTTGTCTTCCAAGTTGTCTTCCAACCAACTGGTCCAGGGCCACCTCTCACCTTGGGGAGCCCAACACAACAGCCACCAGGCCTGACAGAAGGAACATTGCTCGAACAAGGATGATGAAGCTAAATGGGATGGATGGTTGGAGTGATCACCAGAGCCCCCTCTGGGTGGTCAGAAAGCTCAGGACCCTCTGAAGGGACCCTGGGGGAGGCAGGGTGGTCAGGCAGCCGGGTGCCACTGGCTATAGACTTATAAGTCTAAGAGGGGAGCCTCAGCTTCTTGGGGCTTGCAGGTCCCAAAGGTGAGGCTGGGTCCTTCCTCCTAGGAAAAGAAGAGGGAGACCATGGCAAGGGAGGTGGGTGGGCTTGCTGGGCAGAGCTCAGCTGGGCCAGCAGGCACTGTGGTCCCCTTGGCTGAAGAGCAGGGCCGACCTCTAGGAGCAACAAGCCAAGGTGCGTGAGCCTGCTGGCTGGTGGTCGTGCTTCAGTGGGGCCCAGGGACCCTGCCTTCAGTGCCATGCTAGCAGCTATGATGGTacgtgggagggagggaagggggctgTGTGCCCCTATGTGACCTGTGAGGTGTGTTTTGGCTTGACCATGTGTATGGGGCTCTCGAGGTTTTCTCCTAGATCACCACTGTTTTGCTGACAGATAGAGGAGGTGGGACCCTATCACCCCTGCTCTGCAGTGGATTTGGCTCTCAGCACTCCAAGGCATCCAGGCTGGGAGCTGGATGCCCCACCCTGGCAGCATGGCTCAGACAGCACAACAGGTACGGCATGCCCAGGATGACATTCCTGGGCCTCTGGCCACCTCAGAGTACAGCCCCACACACAACCCCCTCCAAGCTCTCAGCCCTTGCACCATAAACCACGAGCTCCCTGACGGCTCCTGAGAGCACCCACAACTGCCAGCTTGGGCACGGAGCCTGTTCCAAGAGGCCCCAGGCTCAGCCATGGGGGCTGGGGAGCTTTGAGGCCATGGGGGCCAGCCCTGCTACCTGCGTCTGGCAAGGACGCTCTGCACCTGCAGCCAGGAGTTGTCCACGGGTCCCCGTGTGCATGCTGATGGTGGTTGTGCTGATGTCACCGATGATGCTGAGCACCTCCTTCAGCACGTGGTGCATGTGCAGCATCTCATCACGCCACTGTGCCTGCTCTGCCAACTCCTCCATCAGAGTGTTCTGGTTCCCATGCAGGTACAGGTTGGACAGCAACTCTGATCACATGAACTCCTTGGTCTGAGAGAGGGCAAAGAGGGAAGGAGGTTGGGACCTGATGCCTGTGCTGCCCTGATGCCTGTGCTGGACACTGTGCTGGACTTGGAGCCCTGAGTATGGCTTTTCACATGCTGCTTCTACACCGCTTAGACTCCAAGATATGCCTCCCCACCGCCCTTTTCTCACTCAGATATGGACACTGAGGTCCAGAGGAAAAGtcacctgtccaaggtcacagatcTGGGAGGGGACCCAGGACCTATCATGCCACCAGGACACCTGCCTactcagtgtttttaaaaaaaagtttttggagataggatctcgctgtgtcgctaggctggagtacagtgggtgagatcaccactcactgcagtctcaaactcttgggctcaaagtgACCCTCCAATGTCAGCCtgtcaagtagctaggactataggcacgtgccaccaccaaacccagctatttttaaaatatttgtgtagagaccaggtctcactattttgccaaggctggtctcaaacttctgggctcaagctatcctcctgccttggcctcccaaagtgctgggattacaggcatgggccactgtccCCAGTCCCACGTTATATTTCTATGAGACAGCTCTGCTGTGGACCGTGCCTCCCTCCCTGGACCTGGTCCCATAGGGCTGGTCAGCATCTCCCCCAGGCCAACATGGCCACCTGCATCTCCAGTGCCACAGGAGCCGCCTGCCCCTATGAGGCGGTGCATGCACGTTGTTGATCATGACGTGCATGATGGTCTTGGGCGTGACACCAACCATGAGGTCCCACATGGTCTTGTAGACAATGGCCATGTAGGAGTCCACCAGGTTCTGGGTGGTTTCCATTTGCCGCTCCAGCTGTGGGTCCATGGAGCGCATGAAGCTGTCGGAGCCATTCTCCTCGGCCTTGTTGTCCTGTCATGGAGAACACAAGGGCATCAAAGTGGCCAGGCCATGCAGCCAGGCTCCAGGAATCCCTAGGATCTCAGCCCCTCCAAGGGTACCTGGaacattgaggcacagagagaagcaACTGGCCTGAACATGCACCCAGCTCCCCACACGCTCTAGACAGTTTCAGGTCTCTGCCTCTCAGGACCCCAGACTCCCCTGATTCAGTCTCATCTTAGTTCTGACTCTAGTGCCCAGAATTTGCCTCAAGTTACAAATCCAGAAATTGGAAAAGAACATCTCCAGGTCCCCTGCCTGGAGACCTGGCCAGAGCTTGTGCCAGGCTGCAGACGCCTGGCAAGGGGCAAGAAAAGGGCATACTCACTTTCCCCTTGTCCTGGGAGGCCCATGCACCAACACTGCCACCACCGCTGCCACCTGGGAACACGGCAAagtagacacacacagagacgaAAACGGGAAGGGTTGAGTGAACCTGGGACACTGCAGCCCAACTTTAATGTGTTGTGGAATTCtgttagctaatattttattgaggagttttgcatcagtattcatcagtgatattggcctgtagttttctttttttgtttgtatctttgattttggtatcaggataatgttagccttgtagaatgagtttgcaagtatt
Coding sequences within it:
- the LOC129050365 gene encoding putative GED domain-containing protein DNM1P46, which encodes MLQLAGVSNSTCGGMRNVRVETRNIKPQSKDNKAEENGSDSFMRSMDPQLERQMETTQNLVDSYMAIVYKTMWDLMVGVTPKTIMHVMINNVHAPPHRDQGVHVIRVAVQPVPAWEPEHSDGGVGRAGTVA